The following proteins come from a genomic window of Kitasatospora sp. NBC_01246:
- a CDS encoding helix-turn-helix transcriptional regulator produces MTAETPDPRVRTWAPVCQAVALLLGPYAEVVLHDAVRDEVLAIWHPMSGRAPGDPSLLGELDDLVPALPEVYGADVLGPYEKLLPDGRRLSSVSAVLRDDDGRASAVLCVNLDRGPLEQAAALLAGFAAPTAPRPEPLFERDWTERMNDVIGGYVRAHGRPPDRLGREDRLAVLRELDRAGVLAVRRAVPAVATALKVSRSTVYTLLAELRAEPEPVAEPERPAEPAPGAEPERPAEP; encoded by the coding sequence ATGACCGCGGAGACCCCCGACCCACGCGTCCGGACCTGGGCGCCCGTCTGCCAGGCGGTGGCCCTGCTCCTCGGGCCGTACGCCGAGGTGGTGCTGCACGACGCCGTTCGGGACGAGGTGCTCGCCATCTGGCACCCGATGAGCGGCCGCGCCCCCGGCGACCCCTCGCTGCTCGGCGAGCTGGACGACCTGGTCCCTGCCCTGCCCGAGGTCTACGGGGCCGATGTCCTCGGGCCGTACGAGAAGCTGCTGCCCGACGGCCGGCGCCTCTCCTCGGTCAGCGCCGTCCTGCGCGACGACGACGGCCGGGCCTCGGCGGTGCTCTGCGTCAACCTCGACCGCGGACCGCTGGAGCAGGCCGCCGCCCTGCTGGCCGGCTTCGCCGCACCCACCGCGCCGCGGCCCGAGCCGCTCTTCGAGCGCGACTGGACGGAGCGGATGAACGACGTCATCGGCGGCTACGTCCGCGCCCACGGCCGCCCGCCGGACCGGCTGGGCCGCGAGGACCGGCTCGCCGTCCTGCGCGAACTCGACCGGGCCGGGGTGCTCGCGGTGCGCCGGGCGGTGCCGGCCGTGGCGACCGCGCTCAAGGTCTCGCGCTCCACCGTCTACACCCTGCTCGCCGAACTCCGGGCCGAGCCCGAGCCCGTCGCCGAACCCGAACGCCCGGCCGAACCCGCACCCGGGGCCGAACCCGAACGCCCGGCCGAGCCGTAG